A genomic segment from Clarias gariepinus isolate MV-2021 ecotype Netherlands chromosome 11, CGAR_prim_01v2, whole genome shotgun sequence encodes:
- the LOC128532943 gene encoding A disintegrin and metalloproteinase with thrombospondin motifs 15, with translation MFVQLVFYFLNFQLMNNLYNCVEIDFCELVQIDSALSQSKDIIQESNMVFKINAFKEVFYLNVVPDASFLAPDVAYEKHSAKVSSLRPCFYSGDVNSDPSSSAALSVCGGTRGAFYYNGMEYDFELKVNETVDTFTSSAGKTHIIRRRTPRNVTSRCGVTSGMNQGASESLRVKTHAEIQTKPALKGRNRDKRFVSLPRYVEVLIVADESMARFHGDDLRHYLLTLMSVAAMLFRHPSIMNQISIVVVDMLVISEPEEGPKISSNAALTLRNFCTWQRRLNKVNDEHPEYWDTAILFTKQDLCGATTCDTLGMADVGTMCDPKRSCSVIEDDGLPSAFTTAHELGHVLNMPHDSVKACEMFGKLKDNHMMSPTLIQIDRSSPWSRCSAAIVTSFLDAGHGDCLLDKPQKLLALPDGSPGSTYSLSRQCELTFGTGSKPCPYMQPCSKLWCTGKTRGQLVCQTRHFPWADGTSCGNNKICYRSACTSNITTIKPRVDGQWAKWGAYGACSRTCGGGVQLAKRECSSPVPENGGKYCQGLRVKYRSCNLEPCKYSGKSFREEQCESFNNFSLNTTRLGPSVMWVPKYSGVSIKDRCKLICRASGTGYFYVLAAKVVDGTLCSPDTSAVCIQGKCFKAGCDGKLSSNLKFDRCGVCGGNNQNCQKFSGVFTKPVHGYNFVITLPVGASNIDIRQRGYRGLVNDDNYLAIKNVHGQYLLNGNYVVSTVGQHIIVNGTTLRYSGTSTAVEKLQAVRPLQEHLTVEVLSVGKMTPPRVRYSYYRTKVKEGKLLKKEGRKHAQNSILADTKKAQLNKQAYQKSSSKWVTSDWKECSVSCGNGFQQRLVQCLDLTEKESAYCDNTQRPSSQRLCGDPCPMWSIGEWSACSKSCGKGFKKRSLHCVTQTGLLLPRDHCSSKRKPQELDFCTV, from the exons ATGTTTGTCCAgttggtgttttattttttaaacttccaGCTTATGAACAATTTATACAATTGCGTAGAAATCGATTtttgtgagcttgtgcaaattgacAGTGCACTTAGTCAGAGCAAGGACATAATACAGGAAAGCAACatggtttttaaaataaacgcTTTTAAAGAGGTTTTCTATCTGAACGTTGTACCCGACGCTAGCTTTCTCGCACCTGACGTTGCTTATGAGAAACATTCAGCAAAAGTCTCGTCTCTGCGCCCCTGCTTTTATTCCGGGGATGTGAACTCGGATCCTTCCTCCTCCGCTgctctcagtgtgtgtggaggaaCGCGCGGCGCGTTTTATTATAATGGCATGGAATATGATTTCGAGCTCAAGGTGAATGAGACCGTTGATACATTTACTTCAAGCGCTGGAAAAACGCATATTATACGCCGCCGGACTCCTCGTAATGTTACTTCAAGATGCGGAGTGACATCTGGAATGAACCAAGGCGCTTCAGAATCGCTGCGTGTAAAGACGCACGCAGAAATACAAACCAAGCCTGCTCTGAAAGGTAGAAACAGAGACAAAAGGTTCGTTTCTCTGCCCAGGTATGTGGAGGTGTTGATTGTAGCTGACGAGTCTATGGCCAGGTTCCATGGGGACGACCTGAGACATTACCTTTTGACTCTCATGTCTGTCGCTGCCATGTTGTTCCGGCACCCCAGCATCATGAACCAGATCAGCATTGTAGTAGTGGATATGCTGGTGATTTCTGAGCCTGAGGAAGGACCCAAGATCTCCAGCAATGCTGCTCTTACACTGCGAAACTTCTGCACCTGGCAGAGAAGATTGAACAAGGTGAATGACGAACACCCTGAGTACTGGGACACTGCCATTCTGTTCACGAAGCAG GACTTGTGTGGGGCTACTACCTGTGACACTTTGGGTATGGCTGATGTTGGAACCATGTGTGATCCCAAAAGAAGCTGTTCGGTTATTGAGGATGATGGTCTACCCTCAGCCTTCACCACAGCACATGAATTAG GCCATGTTCTCAATATGCCACATGACAGTGTGAAGGCATGTGAGATGTTTGGGAAACTAAAGGACAACCACATGATGTCCCCTACCCTCATCCAGATTGATCGTAGCAGTCCCTGGTCCAGGTGCAGTGCAGCTATTGTGACCAGCTTCCTGGATGCTGGCCATG GTGATTGTCTATTGGATAAGCCCCAGAAGCTGTTGGCGCTACCAGATGGTTCTCCAGGATCCACCTACAGCCTCAGCCGCCAGTGTGAGCTGACATTCGGCACTGGGTCCAAGCCTTGCCCTTACATGCAACCCTGCTCAAAGCTGTGGTGTACAGGAAAGACCAGAGGACAGCTGGTGTGCCAGACTCGCCACTTCCCCTGGGCTGATGGCACTAGCTGTGGCAACAACAAGATATGCTACAGGAGTGCTTGCACTAGTAACATCACCACCATTAAACCCAGG GTAGATGGACAGTGGGCTAAATGGGGAGCATATGGAGCGTGCTCTCGAACATGTGGAGGAGGAGTTCAGCTGGCAAAAAGGGAGTGCAGCAGCCCTGTTCCAGAAAATGGGGGCAAATACTGCCAAGGCCTGCGTGTAAAATATCGCTCCTGCAATCTGGAGCCATGCAAATATTCAG GAAAAAGTTTTCGTGAGGAGCAATGCGAGTCCTTCAATAACTTCAGCCTCAACACCACTAGGCTTGGACCTTCTGTGATGTGGGTCCCTAAATACTCAGGAGTTTCTATAAAAGACAGATGCAAGCTTATCTGCAGAGCCAGTGGCACTGGATACTTTTACGTACTTGCGGCAAAG GTTGTGGATGGAACACTCTGCTCCCCAGATACTTCAGCAGTCTGTATTCAAGGAAAATGCTTTAAAGCCGGTTGTGATGGAAAGCTGAGCTCAAACTTAAAGTTTGACAGGTGTGGAGTGTGTGGAGGGAATAACCAGAACTGCCAAAAATTCTCTGGAGTGTTCACCAAACCTGT ACATGGATATAACTTTGTGATCACTCTACCGGTTGGAGCCTCAAATATAGACATCAGGCAACGTGGCTACCGTGGTTTGGTAAATGATGACAACTACTTAGCCATCAAGAACGTTCATGGGCAGTATCTTCTCAATGGAAATTATGTGGTATCAACCGTTGGCCAACACATCATTGTGAATGGCACTACACTACGCTACAGTGGAACGTCGACAGCTGTGGAGAAGCTACAGGCAGTGAGACCTCTCCAGGAGCACCTGACAGTGGAAGTGCTAtctgtggggaaaatgacaccTCCCCGTGTGCGCTATTCATACTACCGGACCAAGGTAAAGGAGGGGAAGCTTCTGAAGAAGGAGGGCAGAAAGCATGCACAGAACAGCATTCTGGCAGACACAAAAAAAGCCCAACTAAATAAGCAAGCTTATCAGAAATCTTCCAGTAAATGGGTTACCAGTGATTGGAAAGAATGTTCTGTAAGCTGTGGCAATGGCTTTCAGCAAAGACTTGTCCAATGTCTGGACTTAACTGAAAAAGAAAGTGCATATTGTGACAACACCCAAAGACCTAGTTCTCAGAGGTTGTGTGGTGACCCTTGCCCTATGTGGAGTATTGGTGAGTGGTCTGCTTGCTCAAAAAGCTGTGGGAAAGGTTTCAAGAAAAGGTCTCTACACTGTGTTACTCAAACCGGGCTACTCCTTCCAAGAGACCACTGCTCAAGCAAGAGGAAGCCTCAAGAACTGGATTTCTGCACTGTTTAA
- the LOC128532942 gene encoding A disintegrin and metalloproteinase with thrombospondin motifs 8, translating into MCLWCSVALLAACVFSGSVSDGFEAEDIVPVRLTGRTGRRVAKRSEDHPSFHLTAFGRSFTLNLQPDPSFISPSMQVYYITANDFSVAEPRTGAERQVSVSNLTEADGSKTATAGSELRDCFFKGTVNFKEDSVVSVSLCHGIVGSFISDGDEYQIQPKRLGTRTNASATDQPHVITRQQLTQTLRDASHSLARADGEGSPAPGEHNKVGSGSSRRRRFVSVPRFIETLVVADASVSSFYGEDTKHYILTLLSVASQIYQHPSIKNSLSMVVVKLLIVEDEEVGPSVSSNGGLALRNFCSWQQQFNPSSHWHPEHYDTALLFTREDICGHQSCDTLGIADVGTMCDPKRSCSVIEDNGLQAAFTVAHELGHVMSMPHDDSKNCERYFGDLPKHHVMASVYNSFKKKSPWSPCSAFYITEFFDNGHGDCLLDAPEKILPLPTELPGVIYNMNQQCQQIFGQNFSHCQNASAAQVCSQLWCQEEGQSVCTTTNGSLPWADGTDCAPNRKCLDGICTASEEVMEPKEVVNGGWGEWGAWKPCSRSCGGGVMFSYRECDQPAPQNQGKYCEGQRVQYRSCNTQACDTPHGKSFREEQCEKYNNPNHFDIRGKVKQWIPKYAGVSPRDRCKLFCRARGSSEFRVFEAKVIDGTSCSPDSTSICVQGQCIKAGCDLQIGSNKKLDKCGVCGGNGLSCRKISGSYTKVLHGYSDIVTIPIGATNIDIKQRSLKGKKHDGNYLAIKRENGEYILNGNFSVSTVEQDISSNGAVLKYSGSASILERIQSFRQLKEAITIQLLSTTTETTPAKVKYTFFIPKEVPLSKPKEEKSSVHPFGIPQWVVGEWSDCSKSCGSGWSRRTVECKDNADIYSNHCDKIRRPADIRPCADLPCPMWQIGPWSSCSRTCGHGERHRSVDCIDFTGKVVDTVKCDSFKQPKPVFGECMYQEC; encoded by the exons ATGTGTCTGTGGTGTTCTGTTGCACTTTTAGCTGCTTGTGTATTCAGTGGAAGCGTCTCTGACGGTTTTGAAGCAGAAGACATTGTGCCTGTGCGTTTAACGGGACGCACCGGGAGACGCGTAGCGAAAAGAAGCGAAGATCATCCGAGTTTCCACCTCACAGCTTTCGGGCGAAGTTTCACACTGAACCTTCAACCAGACCCCAGCTTTATATCCCCCTCTATGCAAGTGTATTATATCACAGCGAATGACTTCTCTGTAGCCGAACCGCGAACCGGTGCAGAGAGACAGGTGTCAGTCTCTAACCTAACAGAGGCGGATGGGAGTAAAACTGCAACAGCAGGATCAGAACTGCGAGACTGCTTCTTTAAAGGAACTGTGAACTTTAAGGAGGATTCAGTGGTGTCGGTCAGTCTCTGCCACGGCATCGTGGGATCCTTCATTTCGGACGGAGACGAGTACCAAATCCAGCCCAAGCGCTTGGGCACGCGAACGAACGCGAGCGCCACTGACCAGCCGCATGTGATCACAAGACAGCAACTGACCCAAACACTTCGAGACGCGAGCCACTCGCTTGCTCGAGCAGATGGTGAAGGTTCCCCGGCGCCAGGGGAGCACAACAAGGTCGGCTCAGGCTCTTCCAGGCGCAGGCGCTTTGTCTCCGTGCCCAGATTTATCGAGACTCTGGTTGTGGCAGACGCTTCAGTGTCGAGCTTCTATGGAGAAGACACAAAG CACTATATCTTGACCTTGCTGTCTGTGGCATCTCAGATATACCAGCATCCCAGCATTAAAAACTCACTGAGCATGGTGGTAGTGAAGTTGCTGATAGTGGAAGACGAGGAAGTTGGACCATCTGTCTCCAGTAATGGAGGCTTGGCACTGCGTAATTTCTGTTCTTGGCAGCAGCAATTCAATCCGTCCAGCCACTGGCATCCTGAGCATTACGACACTGCTCTGCTATTCACTAGAGAg GACATCTGTGGCCATCAGAGCTGTGACACACTTGGCATTGCTGATGTGGGGACCATGTGTGACCCTAAAAGGAGTTGTTCTGTTATTGAAGACAACGGACTACAGGCAGCCTTCACAGTAGCTCATGAATTAG GACACGTGATGAGCATGCCTCATGATGACTCTAAAAACTGTGAGAGGTATTTTGGAGATCTCCCCAAGCACCATGTTATGGCTTCAGTTTAtaacagttttaaaaagaagTCCCCCTGGTCCCCATGCAGCGCATTCTACATCACTGAGTTCTTTGACAATGGCCATG GAGACTGCCTACTGGATGCCCCTGAGAAGATTTTGCCCTTGCCCACTGAGCTTCCTGGTGTGATTTATAACATGAACCAGCAATGCCAGCAGATCTTTGGACAGAATTTCTCACACTGTCAAAATGCCTCTGCTGCTCAGGTGTGCAGCCAGCTATGGTGCCAGGAGGAAGGCCAGTCTGTATGTACCACCACCAATGGGAGTTTACCCTGGGCAGATGGGACAGATTGTGCCCCTAACAGGAAGTGTTTAGATGGAATTTGTACTGCATCTGAAGAGGTAATGGAACCAAAG GAGGTGGTGAATGGAGGCTGGGGAGAGTGGGGTGCATGGAAGCCTTGTTCGCGCTCCTGTGGAGGAGGAGTAATGTTCTCATATAGAGAGTGTGATCAGCCAGCTCCACAGAACCAAGGAAAATACTGTGAGGGACAGAGAGTTCAGTATCGCTCTTGCAATACGCAGGCCTGTGACACACCTCATG GAAAGAGCTTCAGAGAAGAACAGTGTGAAAAGTATAACAATCCCAATCACTTTGATATTCGTGGAAAAGTCAAGCAGTGGATACCAAAATATGCTGGTGTATCACCACGAGACAGATGCAAACTCTTTTGTAGAGCTAGAGGCAGCAGTGAATTCAGAGTGTTTGAAGCCAAG GTCATTGATGGAACATCTTGCAGTCCAGATTCCACATCAATCTGTGTCCAAGGCCAGTGCATTAAGGCTGGCTGTGATCTCCAGATTGGCTCCAACAAGAAGCTTGataagtgtggtgtgtgtggtgggaaTGGCCTTAGTTGCAGGAAGATATCGGGCTCATATACTAAAGTCCT CCACGGGTACAGTGATATTGTTACAATCCCAATAGGCGCCACCAACATTGACATCAAGCAGCGAAGCCTCAAGGGCAAAAAACATGATGGAAACTACCTAGCCATCAAAAGAGAAAATGGGGAGTATATATTGAATGGCAACTTCTCTGTGTCCACGGTAGAACAGGACATTTCATCTAATGGGGCTGTCCTCAAGTACAGTGGCTCAGCAAGCATCTTGGAACGGATTCAGAGCTTTCGCCAACTAAAGGAAGCCATCACTATCCAACTCCTATCCACCACTACAGAGACGACCCCAGCAAAGGTCAAATATACATTCTTTATCCCCAAGGAGGTCCCCTTAAGTAAACCAAAAGAGGAAAAGTCATCTGTTCATCCTTTTGGTATTCCACAGTGGGTGGTGGGAGAGTGGTCAGACTGTTCCAAAAGCTGTGGTTCAGGATGGTCCCGGAGAACGGTTGAGTGCAAGGATAATGCTGACATTTACTCTAACCACTGTGACAAAATCCGTAGACCTGCAGACATCAGGCCTTGTGCAGATCTTCCCTGTCCCATGTGGCAAATAGGCCCATGGTCTTCTTGTTCCCGAACATGTGGTCATGGTGAACGGCATCGCAGTGTGGACTGCATTGATTTCACAGGGAAGGTTGTTGACACAGTAAAATGTGATTCTTTCAAGCAACCAAAGCCAGTATTTGGAGAGTGTATGTACCAGGAATGTTAA